A part of Entelurus aequoreus isolate RoL-2023_Sb linkage group LG03, RoL_Eaeq_v1.1, whole genome shotgun sequence genomic DNA contains:
- the lgals3a gene encoding galectin-3: MADFSLSDALGDSTPSKATSQGNTNPTAPANNAQHPSNPGWPASAPGAPTQPSAPSGYPGGSGPGAPGQFPFPSGPGAPGHYPGPPSAPGGYPSGPGVPGQFPPAPGAPGQYPSGPGAPGQFPGHYPPEGAPGQLPGGPVPYPAGPFPSGPGAPPGPYSNMPLPGNYPPGGDGMYGPGGPGGYPPPAGPGSYPPPAGPGSFPAYPSGGFPPIPPGSWGSAGGGFPPAPGPFGPGPGPMGPYDGPPAPGGMLMVPYDLQLHAGILPRLVITIVGEPLPGANRFQVDFIKGPDVVFHLNPRFSEQTIVRNSSIGGCWGPEERDGHYPFVPGQRFELKILVEEDSFKVAVDGNHLLEYEHRVGGMEDVTLMRVAGDVVLYSASPSMI, translated from the exons atGGCAGATTTCTCT CTGTCAGACGCTTTGGGAGACAGCACCCCGAGCAAGGCCACGTCTCAAGGCAACACCAACCCCACGGCTCCCGCCAACAATGCTCAGCATCCTTCCAACCCGGGGTGGCCCGCCTCCGCCCCGGGAGCCCCCACCCAGCCCTCGGCCCCGTCCGGCTACCCCGGCGGATCCGGCCCCGGCGCGCCGGGCCAGTTCCCGTTCCCTTCGGGCCCCGGAGCACCGGGTCACTACCCGGGACCGCCTTCAGCACCCGGTGGCTACCCGTCCGGTCCCGGCGTACCTGGACAGTTTCCTCCAGCACCAGGGGCTCCAGGGCAGTATCCCTCCGGTCCTGGGGCGCCGGGCCAGTTCCCTGGGCACTACCCGCCCGAAGGAGCTCCAGGACAGCTTCCCGGAGGCCCCGTTCCTTATCCGGCTGGACCTTTCCCCTCCGGCCCCGGAGCTCCTCCTGGCCCATATTCAAACATGCCGTTACCGGGTAACTACCCGCCAGGGGGTGACGGCATGTACGGACCGGGGGGTCCGGGTGGTTATCCCCCTCCAGCCGGTCCGGGCAGTTACCCTCCCCCAGCCGGTCCAGGCTCTTTCCCAGCGTACCCCAGCGGAGGCTTCCCCCCAATTCCCCCTGGATCCTGGGGATCTGCAGGTGGAGGTTTCCCACCCGCCCCTGGCCCCTTCGGTCCTGGGCCTGGCCCAATGGGACCTTATGACGGGCCCCCTGCTCCAGGAGGCATGTTG atGGTGCCATACGATCTCCAACTCCACGCAGGGATTCTGCCCCGTCTTGTCATCACCATCGTCGGGGAGCCTCTGCCCGGCGCCAACCG GTTCCAAGTTGACTTCATCAAAGGTCCAGACGTGGTCTTCCACCTAAATCCCCGCTTCAGCGAGCAGACGATTGTTCGAAACTCAAGCATCGGCGGATGTTGGGGGCCGGAGGAGCGTGACGGTCACTACCCGTTTGTTCCAGGTCAACGTTTTGAG CTGAAGATCCTGGTGGAGGAGGACAGTTTTAAGGTGGCCGTGGACGGCAACCACCTGCTGGAGTACGAACACCGCGTGGGCGGTATGGAGGACGTCACCCTGATGCGAGTGGCCGGTGACGTGGTCCTGTACAGCGCCTCGCCCAGCATGATCTGA